GCCTCCTCTGAGCATTCCACGGTCCTGAATTTATTCCATTTTCCCAGCAGTCCCAGAGGCAGTGGGCTATTGTGTAATACCGTTTCTACAAATAAGGAAAGGGAAGCAAAGCTAGGAGGTAATGGGGTGAGGACTGGACTCTGGAGTTCCCTCAACCCTCAGCTGGCTTCTCTGTGCTCCTCTCTCCTGGGCCGGAGATTCTGAGGAATCCCTGTGCCTGTCCGGACTTTCTCATCCCTGAATGATCTCACCCCTTTTTTCCTATTTGCTACCCTCTGCCACAGCACTgaactccattcattcattcatttattctttcattcttccAAAGTACCTGTGACTGGCCATGTGCCAGGTGAAGCTGTGAACATGGCTATGACCTAGACATAGGCACTGCCCTCTTGGGATTCAGAAtctagtgggagagacagaccTGTCCCCAGATAGTCACAACCCAgagtgggcagggctggggtggaggAGCTCATAGGGAGCACTGGACTCAGCCTGAGAGcctgggagggcttcctggaggaggagacatCTGAACTGGGACATGGTGGTAATAAAACTTGGGacccagagaagagagaagtgtgGCTAGATGGAGAGGAGATGAGTTAATATGTACATTTCTTCCTTcaacaattattttctttgttctggGGACACAGGGGTGACTGTGACAATTCTGGTTTCTGCCCTGTGTTTCCTGCTTCACATATTGGTGACCACAAGATATATAGAGCCtgcagttatatattttttggctttCTACTTTTGGCCCACATGTTTCAAATGTTCTTGACTTGGTTGCCAAATTGAAAAATAGAGCACTTCCAtatttctggtttctttctttctctttctttctttctttctttctttctttctttctttctttctttctttctttctttctttctttcttctttctttctttctattcattttagagaggagagagagaggaaggtgggagaggagcaggaagtatcaacttccatatgagccttgaccaggcaagcccagggttttgaaccggtgaccccaacgttccaggtcaacaggtttttttttttctccctgatttggatatatatttttaaatttaattaattgtgtttacatagattctagggtcctcctgaatgcatccccccctccccctccaggtcaatgctttatccactacaccaccacaggacaAACTTCTAGCTTCTTTCAAACTGgaagaactggtgacctcagaccTACAGAACTCATCCCATAGCCAGTGACCACAGGCTATGGGATGAGGGCTTTCCAGTTCACTGAAGTTCCCACCCTGCCCTGTTGCCTCTCGGTGGAGAAGGTCAAAGTCCATGTGTTATTTATCACGGAGCCAGTGTCAGGGGCTTCTTACAGTGGAATGAAGGAAAGGTGAAATGTTTGTTGAAAATGAGGAAATGCAGATAAGCTGTGTGTTTGGTTAATTATTTTACCTGATTGGCCCAAGGTCCACTGAGTTGAAGACCCCTACCCACTCCTCACCCCACCTTCTATTAGAGGTTAACATCCCTGCTCCCAGAGTGAGGCTGAACCCCTGGATCTGGATGGAGATGGACAGCTCACTGGGCCTCTCTTCCCCAGAGGGGGCCGTGCATGTGTCTGGCAAGTGTTCCATTATTCACATCGAATTAGGGTCCCTTGGGCCCCAACTCTGAGCTTCCTGTCGAACTGAGGCAGGAAAGCTGTAATtacatctccctcctccctcccaactCTCAGCTGGTTGCATCATGTCTGTGGGAGCCCCGGGGGAGACAAGGGACAAGAGAGAGCCAAGGATGAgctggggggtggaggtggggtggggaggaatgcTGGGATGGAATTTGCCAGAAGGGTTCCAGAATTTCTGAGCTCTAGAATCCTTGCATCTTAGAACCCCAACTGCAAAGAAATCTATAATCCCAGGACTCTGGTGGCTAGAATTTTGGAGTCTTTTAATCCTGTTGGGATTGGGATTTTAAGGTCCCATCCCCTTGTTCAGCACTTTAGGAGTGGAAGGATTTCCTGAACCTAGAGTGTTGAGATTTAACTTTCTCAGTCTTGGCTTCTTGAAGCTTCCTCTTTCGAATTCCTGGTcttgggaaagggagggagagacagacagcatGCAGTCTGGCTGACacggggtggggaagggagaagatgtCTGTCTGGAGCAGGAGAAGGGTGCAGAAGGGAGCTGGGTGAGCCTGGGCCCAGACACTGGACAGGACTAAGGTTGGGAGGGGAGAGGCCGGAGGGGCAGGGGAGCCCCGCAGTGACCAGCCTCCACGCATGCAAACCCAGATAATCTTGTTAGCTGGGTATGACACTGCACCACTGGTTTCTGGTCACAAGCTGCTCTTTCCTGTCACCCCTGCTATGGGGCCAGCTTGTGGTCAGTGCCTGGCCAAGGGGCAGAGAGGTAAAGGCCTGGGGAAGGACTTGCTTTCAGAAGTACCATCCCACTTCACTCCCAGCCCGGTGGGTTATTGGCTGCCCCTCCCAGACTGCCTTTCCTCCCGTGCTGCACCCCACTTGGAGCGGTGCTGGGGTGcagggagcagcagcccagagcccAAAGGGCCACAGTGTGGCCATCGCTTATTGGGAGTCCTGTTTCAAGGCCCCATCTCACTCAATTCTCTGACAGCGCGCATGGGGACTCTGTTCATCCTCATTTCACAGACACAgcaaacaggcacagagaggtgatgTCACCTAGCCAGTTGGGGCTTGAGTTTGGATTGGGACTTATGGTGGGTGTACTCAGGAGGGGCTGGAGGAGTTATGGGGAAGCCTGAAGGACAGAACCGAGGGTGTCCTCGGTGAGGCGCACATCCAGGGAAAGGCAGGGTAGGGACACAGAGCAGAAGCCCCTTGAGCAGTGGCAAGAAGCAGATGGATATGCAAGGACCCATTTGGGATGGAGAAAAGGGTGATGAGCTAAGACAAAACCCTCTGGCTGTAGGTGCTGGGACCTACCAAGGAGGAACAGGTCAGGGTGGACACAGCAGTTTCTTACAGTAGTGAGAGGGCACAGGCGATGGAGGATGAAAACCAGGGAGTAAGGAGAGGGTTGAATCATGGGGAGCCCAGATCAGCAGCACATCTGGACATGGGCCTGGGCAGGCGGCCGGAGATGCTGGCCAGCAGGCGTGGGAGAGGTCCACAGTGGCCCCATTTCCTGGCCTGCTTGGCACTCGCTGTCTCAAAGACACTTACCCAGATGTGAGTCTCAGATGTGGAGTGACTCAGCGGAGGGCCTGCCAGTCCAAGCTCCAGCTCTAACTTTCTGCTCCCATCACTTGTCACGTGCCATTTGGGAACAAACCCCATCAAGGGTGCCTTCtgagtctttctgcctctccagcCCTTGGCACATAGGAGGCAGGTTgggtttgttgagtgaataataaCACCAGCAGCTACTGGGGACCTTCCTGGTAGCAGAGAGAGTGAATCTTGTCTCTAATCTCCACACAACACTCTACAAGGTCAAGGCAGCCTTGATGAAGACATCAAGGCTCAGACAGGGGAAAGTCATTTTCTAGTATCACAGTGACTGGTGAGTGGTAGAGGTGAGCTTCCAAAAGCCACCCATTTCCCCTGTGCCACGCAATCCCTACACACAGACCAGCACACACACGGGAGACACAACCATAAAGAAGCCCATGAGCCCACTATagacactcacagacacacacagagcagcacaaaTAGGCCTTAGAGAAAATAACGCCCGcccacacatgcactcacatatCCAGAGTCCCTAGCATACTGCCTCTGGGCAcccatttccatcctctccccatATTGTGTGTCTCTGCTGTCCTCCTTCTGTCCGCTGCCCCTCTGCCCTGGGTGACCTTGGGGAAACCTCTGCTCCCAgcagggggttggggtggggagggctgctGACTCACTCACCCAGAGCAGTTCCTTCCCACAGTGCTCCTCCTCCCCGCCCTGGAAACTATCTTACCAAGGTGGGGGACCTTGCCCTTGGGGTGACATCTTATCCCAAGGCACCTGGACGCTTTGTATCCCATGCTGTGGGCCTGGCTGGGGCCACAGCTGGGCAGGAGCCCCGCCTCCCCAGAAGGTGTGTCCAGCACTGGCACGGATCCCCGGGATCCTTCGTCCTCTCACTAGGGATGAGTTACAGTCACGACCACCCCCACCTGCTCCCCAAGCATGGAACAAATGCCAGGGTTGAAAGGCTCTCCCCCTTGGCATAGATGGGGGAACTGAGGcctggaggagggcaggggcttgACTGAGGCCCCACTGGGCGTGGGAGCAGAGTGAACTTCCTGAATGCTCAGAGGTTTCTGGTGGGGACAGGAAGCCAATGGGAGGGAAGATCTGGggaccagagctgcccccaccCTGCAACTCCCCAGATGCAGAGACAGGATGCCGGCCTGCCAGGCGTCGTTCTTCATTAATGTGATATAATTTCCTGAGTTCACTCTGGTCTGCCTGGCATCTGCAGGGTATAAGGGGGGACCACGTGGCTGGGAGGTCTCAGGCCGGCACACTCAGGCACCCCAAATGCAGGGCTGTGTGGTCACTCTTGCAGGTCCTGGCGTGGCTGCAACTAGACCATCCATCCTGCCAGGAGATAGGGAGATGGGAGTTGGATGAGGGTGCTGCAGTTACTGGGGTACCTGGGGACAGACAGGGGAAGTCTGCAGCCCTTGAGGTCAGGAGTATCGCCCTGGCCTCGGATGTGACATGTCTGTACAGGTTCTCCCTTGTTACAGAGGACTCTGGCAGGGGCTGCGGGGTAAGGCTGGCCACCAGGCCCATGAAGCTGCTGTTacctcattgtacagatgaggaaactgaggcacactgGCTTCCATCCTTGCCCAAGACCACCACAAAGCAAGGAGGTGGTTGAATTGGGACAGAAACTCAAGACAAATGGAGCGAAATCCTGAGTTTGTCATCTCTACACTGAGACTGCCTCCTTGAAAGATGAGGGGCATCCGGGAGGGTCTCTTGGGCCCCATCCTACCCTTATGGGCGGGGAGACAGCATGGTAACCACAAGTTCAGTGGGAACAGGACAGGGAACTGCTGTGTTCTAGCTAGGGCACCCAGGAGGACCATGCTGGCCCAGGGTGGCAGCAGCTGGGGTGAGTTTCTAGAAGTGCTGGAGAGATCAATGTGACAGTGATATTGGAGCCCCAGGCAGCTGTCAGTGGCTAAAATATTATTCCTGGAGGTCAAGGTCAGCAGAGCTTGGCCTGGGGCCTGGGAGTGCCGtggtgagaagggggaggcagaccCACTCTGCCTCCTGGGGCCCTGCAGGGATGCCTGCCAGTGAGCGGTGAGCGTGGACCCGTGGAGCCTGAGGACTAAAGACCGGCTCCAGGGAccagcatttttttctttggccCAGCCACCTCATTCCCCAGCCTTCTGAAAGGAGTGACTTGTGTCCAGGGAACAGAAATCTCAATAGTGCCTGGAAAACACTGCATCAGGGAGGAATTTCCTGGTCATTTCTCAATCCCGGGGCAGTGTCATAACCCCGGGGCCTGGAGCCCAGAATAGATCCCAGGGGCCACCCCCAGACAGGGCTGCCTGCTGGCAGGTCAGCTCTGCTCCTCACAGCCTGTCCTGGTCCCCACTGGTGAGCTCTAAACTCCATGTGTGGTGACAACCCGGGGCCACTGGGAGGTGTCGGGGAAGGAACTGGGCAGAGTCCTGTGTGTGGGGAGGCGGCAGGTGTTTCAGGGACCGGATCGTGAGAGAACacggggaggggaggctgggcagGAGATGGACAGATTGAAAAGGGAGCCGTGGGGGCCTCTGAGAAAGCAGGGGGGAGGGAAGGCGgggcagagagaggaaatgaaaaaGCTGGGAGGGTGAACAGGCAagatgaggagggagggaggggggagggaaggagggagaagctgaCACAGAGACCTCACAGACTTCAAGACCAGAAGGAGCGAGGGGACAGAGGAGTGACAGCAGAGGTGAGCTGAGGAGGGGCTACAAAAGCAGAAccgaagagaagggggggagagagtggTAGGGTGGAGAGGGGGGAGAGCAAGCGGGTGGGCAAGGGAGGGGACGGGGACAGAGACAgtaggggacagagacagacagaaagaactaggaaagaggggagaaaaggggttgacaaaaatagagaagaaaaacaggAGGGTGGGGTGCTGAGGAAGACAGCAGGGATAGAAGCACAGACAGAGAGCCCCGGACACACAAGGAAAGCTGTGGGTTGACTGGGAGACCCCTGCTGCAGTGACGACCATGGTGGGGCTGGCGGTGGATTTCTGAGTGACAGCAggggctctccctcctcccacctcccaccgaGGGCCCCTCCAGTCCAGCCGGCAGGCGTTGGCCAGGATGGCAGACTCCTGCAGGAACCTCACCTACGTGAGGGACTCGGTGGGCCCGGCCACCAGCACCCTGATGTTTGTGGCCGGCGTGGTGGGTAACGGGCTGGCGCTGGGCATCCTGGGGGCGCGGAGGCGGTCCCGCCCGTCGGCCTTTGCCGTGCTGGTCACCGGGCTGGCGATCACCGACCTGCTGGGCACGTGTTTCCTGAGCCCTGCGGTGTTCGTAGCCTATGCCCGAAACAGCTCGCTGCTGGGCCTGGCCAGGGGTCGCCCGGTGCTCTGCGACACCTTCGCCTTCGCCATGACCTTCTTCGGCCTGGCCTCCACGCTCATCCTCTTCGCCATGGCCGTGGAGCGCTGCCTGGCGCTCAGCCACCCCTACCTCTACGCCCAGCTGGACGGGCCACGCTGCGCCCGCCTGACGCTGCCCGCCGTCTACGCCTTCTGCACCCTCTTCTGCTCGTTGCCCCTGCTGGGCTTGGGCCAACATCAGCAGTACTGCCCGGGAAGCTGGTGCTTCATTCGTCTGCGCTCCGCCGAGCTGGGCGGCTGCGCCTTCTCCCTGGCCTACGCCACCCTGGTAGCCTTGCTGGTGGCTGCCATTATCCTCTGCAACAGCTCTGTCACCGTCAGCCTCTGCCGCATGTACCGCCAGCAGAGGCGCAACCAGGGCTGGCTGGTCCCAGGCCCCCGGGCAGGCGAGGACGAGGTTGACTACCTGATTCTGCTGGCCCTCATGACGGTCATCATGGCCGTgtgctccctgcctctcacagtgAGTCCCCTCTGccgcgggggtggggtggggggtggtggtggtggcagggtggggaggggccatGCCCACCGCTGTCCCTTATTGTTTGTCCCTTTTTCACGGGTGGGGAAACTCAGACTCAAGGAGTCAGAGGCTTTGGCAACTCTCAAACAACTTCTGACTTTCTGGAGAAGTCTCTCCCCAGTTGCTCCTGCTGCATTTGACTCCTCCTGACCCCTGGAATCCCCCCTTCCAGACTTCCTGTCCCCCACACATTCAAATGCACACCCAACCTTCCCTCACCCCTTAATGATAATAAGAcccaccatttattgagcatgtgCCCTATGGTTTACAAATCCTTTTTCGGATAATCTTCAAAATGACTTATGTATGCCTTCCACAAGCATGTACCAAGAAACAGGACAAAGTTCCTGTCTTGTCACCATTTTTACAGACGAGGGATGACTTCTCTTGCCCAGGATGGCACTGAGTTGGGTCTGGAGCCCAGGCTCCTTTGATTCCAGAGTGGGAGCTCCCTGCAACTCCCACCGGCAGACACCCAGGCTCCACCCCAGCGCCCCCTCTATCTTCCTGGACCCGCCCAGACTCACCCCTTCCTCCCTGAGCCTGCCCAGCCTCTCTCTAGTTGAAGCAGGGCAGACCCTGGGACTGGGCACCCGGTCATCCCATCTGTACTCtggtctttgtttctctttccatAAAATTCAAGGCTGGGCTAAATTTGAGAACTATCAAAACTTAAGGGGGTTACAATGACTCAGGGACTAGAAGCTGTGGACAGTCACACACATGTGCAGCCCCAGGACCCACCCACACAGCCCCTCTAGGCTTCTGCTGGCTGTTTCCTGAGGCTTTCTATCTCTCTGGTCCTTGGATGCATTTCTTAGctttcattttatcttatttcctttcccttctgcCAGGCCACACCCCACTCCTGAAGTGAGCTTGTGGGTGGAGGAGAGTGAGGGTGGGGTGTACGGGGAGATGGGTACTTCTTGACATCCTCACCCTGCCCTCAGATCCACGGCTTCACCCAGGCCATCGCCCCGGATAGCAGTGAGATGGGGGACCTCCGTGCCTTCCGTTTCAATGCCTTCAACCCCATCCTAGACCCCTGGGTTTTCATCCTTTTCCGCAAGGCCGTCTTCCAGCGCCTCAAGCTCTGGTTCTGCTGTCTCTG
The Saccopteryx bilineata isolate mSacBil1 chromosome 3, mSacBil1_pri_phased_curated, whole genome shotgun sequence DNA segment above includes these coding regions:
- the PTGIR gene encoding prostacyclin receptor; its protein translation is MADSCRNLTYVRDSVGPATSTLMFVAGVVGNGLALGILGARRRSRPSAFAVLVTGLAITDLLGTCFLSPAVFVAYARNSSLLGLARGRPVLCDTFAFAMTFFGLASTLILFAMAVERCLALSHPYLYAQLDGPRCARLTLPAVYAFCTLFCSLPLLGLGQHQQYCPGSWCFIRLRSAELGGCAFSLAYATLVALLVAAIILCNSSVTVSLCRMYRQQRRNQGWLVPGPRAGEDEVDYLILLALMTVIMAVCSLPLTIHGFTQAIAPDSSEMGDLRAFRFNAFNPILDPWVFILFRKAVFQRLKLWFCCLCSKPAHSHSPTPLSQPASGRKDSRPPTTLGGTQGSWVPLSAWGEVLGASLPPAQQSGGTVGTPSKAGSSAACSLC